Proteins from one Bacteroidia bacterium genomic window:
- a CDS encoding T9SS type A sorting domain-containing protein encodes MKKITITLAAAVLVGMSASAQCAKYVLMEQFTQASCGPCASQNPGFKTTVLDPNPQKVRHIAYHTSWPGVDPMYNANTTDNGGRTTYYSVTGVPHIKLLGSKKAGAPSGFTQSDVDYFWSEGSPLKITVSEVDNGSTRTVTATIKTIGTQPAGSYNILGAIIERNRTYGTPPGSNGETYFPNVFLDMLQPTTNGQAFTIPTQGNSTTWGPFTYNESLAQNASELGVVVFIQNNSTKEVIQSGATFDQVIDAVMFSPSQLVQQGMSSSLSTFSFQTGNSGNASGQFNYTLTSTAPGGWTSGFTVNSTNYTTTATVNIPANTNYATSINVTPNATPGVGKYTLSMTSVANPQAPAMTMTVYVISGVTDLVVNNTSGLGTGSGTPSQFEGQYTAGLVYAGNTAYAITDINVLVRAIQDGAMGGVKNVYMNMAWSFPSLTDAFCNAMTTFLSTSGKCMFICGQDIAWETMDAASTYDTPTTQSFFTNYMNASYVADGSTANTQLTANTGDAIFGGMGNHALTTATYTSTNYFPDEINAVGNGLVISYYNGNTAKKSGVRATNGTYKVVYLGVGIEQFGTTNSKNTILKLSHDWFWGLTTTEEFDNAMIAISLGQNYPNPANTTTVIPFENLDRNGTLEVLDLAGRVVYSQSVSANATYVNLNVEKLESGTYIYRLVADGKIIASKPMNVVH; translated from the coding sequence ATGAAGAAGATCACTATCACACTTGCTGCGGCTGTGTTGGTGGGAATGTCTGCTTCTGCCCAGTGTGCAAAGTATGTACTCATGGAGCAGTTCACGCAGGCATCCTGCGGCCCCTGTGCCAGCCAGAATCCGGGATTCAAGACCACGGTTCTTGACCCAAATCCTCAAAAGGTTCGTCACATTGCGTACCATACCAGTTGGCCGGGAGTAGATCCAATGTACAATGCCAATACTACAGATAATGGAGGAAGAACTACCTATTATAGTGTAACAGGAGTTCCGCACATTAAATTGTTGGGCAGCAAAAAGGCGGGTGCACCTTCCGGATTTACCCAGTCGGATGTAGATTATTTCTGGAGTGAGGGAAGTCCGCTGAAGATCACGGTATCGGAAGTAGACAACGGCTCAACCCGTACCGTTACTGCCACCATCAAAACCATTGGTACACAACCCGCTGGTTCCTATAATATCCTTGGCGCTATTATCGAGCGTAACCGCACTTACGGAACTCCTCCGGGATCTAACGGAGAGACGTACTTCCCGAATGTGTTCCTCGATATGCTTCAGCCCACTACAAACGGACAGGCTTTCACTATTCCCACACAGGGTAATTCTACTACCTGGGGACCCTTCACCTATAATGAGTCCCTGGCGCAGAACGCCTCTGAACTCGGCGTGGTAGTTTTTATTCAAAATAACTCCACTAAAGAAGTGATCCAGAGCGGAGCCACTTTTGACCAGGTGATCGACGCAGTGATGTTTTCTCCCTCGCAGTTGGTTCAGCAGGGCATGAGTTCCAGCCTTTCTACCTTCAGTTTCCAAACGGGTAACAGCGGAAATGCTTCCGGTCAGTTCAACTACACGCTGACTTCTACTGCACCCGGCGGATGGACTTCAGGATTCACTGTGAACAGCACGAATTATACCACCACTGCCACAGTTAACATTCCTGCCAATACCAATTATGCTACCTCAATCAATGTAACACCGAATGCCACACCGGGTGTTGGTAAGTATACACTGAGCATGACTTCCGTGGCCAATCCACAGGCACCGGCAATGACGATGACCGTTTACGTGATTTCCGGGGTAACCGACCTGGTAGTGAACAATACCAGCGGACTTGGAACCGGATCAGGCACGCCTTCACAGTTTGAAGGACAGTACACTGCAGGTCTCGTTTATGCAGGAAATACTGCTTACGCGATCACAGACATCAATGTGCTCGTTCGTGCAATTCAGGACGGAGCTATGGGAGGAGTAAAGAACGTGTATATGAACATGGCATGGTCTTTCCCTTCGCTGACAGATGCCTTCTGTAATGCAATGACTACTTTCCTCAGCACAAGCGGAAAGTGTATGTTCATCTGCGGTCAGGACATTGCATGGGAGACCATGGATGCCGCATCCACTTATGACACACCAACCACACAGTCTTTCTTTACCAACTACATGAATGCATCCTATGTAGCTGACGGAAGCACTGCCAACACGCAGCTGACTGCCAATACAGGCGATGCCATTTTCGGCGGGATGGGTAATCATGCGCTGACCACAGCGACTTACACTTCTACCAATTATTTTCCGGATGAAATCAACGCTGTCGGTAACGGTCTCGTTATTTCCTACTACAACGGAAACACCGCCAAGAAGTCCGGCGTTCGTGCAACAAATGGAACTTACAAGGTGGTTTACCTTGGCGTGGGTATCGAGCAATTCGGTACAACCAACTCCAAGAATACCATCCTGAAGCTTTCGCACGACTGGTTCTGGGGTCTCACCACCACCGAGGAGTTCGACAATGCGATGATCGCGATCTCTCTTGGACAGAACTACCCGAACCCGGCGAACACTACCACCGTGATTCCATTCGAAAATCTCGACAGGAACGGAACACTTGAGGTGCTTGACCTTGCCGGACGCGTCGTTTACAGCCAGTCAGTTTCCGCCAATGCTACCTACGTTAATCTTAACGTGGAGAAGTTGGAGAGCGGAACATACATTTACCGCCTCGTGGCCGATGGTAAGATTATTGCCAGCAAGCCGATGAACGTGGTACACTAA